The Ovis canadensis isolate MfBH-ARS-UI-01 breed Bighorn chromosome 24, ARS-UI_OviCan_v2, whole genome shotgun sequence DNA window GAGGCAGCACATGCCAGACTGCTGACAATTCCGAGAAACTCAAGCAATTCCAGACTGCAGATCTCTGTGTGAGCCTAACATGGCCACCAGCGTGCCCGTTTGCTTCCTCTGCCTGACCCTCAGGccacttctccctctgcctttgtCTTGGCTTTTCCTTGGGTCTGGGGGACGCTCTGGTGCAGGCAGGGGCTCTTGGGGAAGTCCCCCAAGACAGCTCCCTCCCAGGACAGGCAGAAGGAGGCCCCAGGTTAGGGGGGAAGGGGCAGCCAGGCCAGGTCCCCTAGACTTAGACTCATCACCAACCCGTCTTCCATCAAAAGGCTTGTCCCCTCCATGCCCCGTCCCTCTGTCCGCTCCTGCCCTCTGAGGGGGGCGCATCCCCTCCATGCCCCGTCCCTCCGTCCGCTCCTGCCCTCTGAGGGGGCGCGCCAGGCAGGCAGGACTCTCACCACTTGCTCCCCCTCTGTGCCCTCAGGCATTTGTCATCTCCCTAATCTCTCTTGGACaatgtaacacacacacattcacactcaTTGGTACTGGAAGGCCAGGCACCCCTGCTATGCGCTCGGTGGGCATCAGCATCAAGTTCAGGTGGGAAACTGACAGACAGGCCTGGGTTGCCAGTGGCACCGAGTGGCTGGTGCTGCTTCTGACTCCCCAGAAATTACTCCGAGTTTCGAGTGTTGACGCATCAGGGAATGGAGAAGCGAAAGGAAAAGCCGTGTGATGAAAACCAGGAAGGAACGACTCCTGTGCCGAGTGTCTCCACGGAGAAGCTGTGGCAACAGCAGGAGCAAGCTCTCCACTGTCCCCTCTGAAACCCAAAGCCTTTGGGGTCTGAGTTTTCCAAGACATGCAATAGACAAAGACACACTGCAAACCAATTAACCCTCTGAGCCCTGCCGGGACTCTCACTGAAGTCACTTCCAACAAGGAAATGACTGGAACACATGGAACAGTCACCCTCCTCCTGGGGCCGAGAAAGGGACCGAGCTTCCGGCTGGCTTAGAAGGTGCCAGAGAACTGGCCTGGGGAGCGCTTGTTCTCTCTCAGCGTCCTGGTATTCCAAACCGTTCCCTGCCCCTTGAAGAAACAGGGCAGAGGGCCGGGGGGTAGGCTCAACACCCAGGTTGATTCAGACCCAAGAGATTGTCTCCTTTGAAGCCAACCCAAGCTCAAGAGGCAGATGAGGGCTGGGGACAGACAGAAGACTGTGTGGGAGGTAGCTGTGTGCACGGAGCAGACAGCCCTGCAGAACTCAAGTCTTCTCTAGCCTCTCAGCTGATCGGGGAAAAAGGAACTTCAGCTGCTTTTAGCCTGTGTGACGCTCATTAATTCAGTTTACACTAGAGTTTAGCTGCTCTCTGTCCCCTCCCGCCGCCCCACTGCAGAGAGGGGACCCAGGAAAAGCAGGTGTGGCCTGACATGCCTCAGTCAGGCCCCTACTTGAAGCAACAAGACAAGCAGGCCCTAATTCACAGTTTCCACTCCCCCCCTCgacccaccccttcccccaccacTGGCCTCAATTAACTCCCGTCTCCAATGCACAATGGTTCCTGCCAGTGTGGCTCAAAGGGTTAATAAACCAGGACTTCTCAGACAGTCAGGACACAAGCTCATTCACCAACGACGACGGGAGCTCGAGAATGGCAACGTGGCCACCTAGGGTTTCTTATAACGGTTCTTTGGGGTCTCGCCACACCCTGTCTTGTCACAGTTGAGAGCACCTGGGTTCTTCCCCAGCCCAAGGCTGCCCAGGAGGCTGGGGAGCTCCTGGGTGATGGCCCGCTCGATCTTATCCAGAAAACAGCCTCCCATGTAGGAGCACTGCTGGGACAGGAGCTTGAAACTGGAGATGGGGTTGATCCCAAAGAAGTCCTTGTAGGCCTCGCGGTGGGGAAGGTCAAACttgctgacattggtcttggccAGGATGGTCTTGAAGATGTAGAATTTATCAGGGTCTTCCACGATGTCCTTAAAGACCAGCTCCCCATCACTGAAGAAGGTCATCTTTTCCTTGTACGTCTGCAGGTAGCGGTCCACCAGGAGGGCGTGAATGCGGACCCGGATGGCGTGCTGGCGGATGAAGGCGATCTTGTTCTCCAGCCTGTTCTCAATCACCTGGTTCAGGTCCTCCAGGAGGGAGATCTCTTCCCTGAGAAACAGGTCCCGGTGGGTGTCGGGCTTGTAGTCGTAGGGCCAGAAGGAGCTGACATACACCCGCGGAGGCTCTGTGACGTTGATGAGCGGGGCCAGGCTCCAGAAAAGGGCCCCGTAGACCCTCATGAGCATCTGCGTGGCCAGGTTGTCGGCCTTGTTCAGGATGATCCTTATCTGGGACTCGCGCCCCTTCAGCTGGCGGAAGAGCATCTCCAGCTCCAGACCCACGTCCAGCTTGGTGGGGTCAAAGACGACGAAGATGAGGTCCGCTCTGTCGATGAACCACTGGCACACGTCGTTGAAGGGGTAGCCTTGGGGAGAGGGAGCGAGATGTCAGGCTGGGCAGACCCCACACACCCCCgggccccctgcccctccttTCGGAACCAGACCATTCTGTGGCTTTGAAGGGACTAAGAACCTCAGGGATTTTCTGGGTTTCTGAAGACTTTTAAAGAATTCATTACACATCCCCTGCTCCTTGTCAACCCTCAGTCAAGAATGGCCTGGGGAAAtgtcctggcggtccagtggttaggactccacactttcactgctgaggcctcaggttcaatccttggttggggaactaagat harbors:
- the SRL gene encoding sarcalumenin isoform X2 — its product is MRALVLLCCFVASLLLPGQAEEAEDVSEEAPLRDRSHIEKTLMLNEDKPADDFSVVLQRLRKIYHSSIKPLEQSYKYNELRQHEITDGEITSKPMVLFLGPWSVGKSTMINYLLGLENTRYQLYTGAEPTTSEFTVLMHGPKLKTIEGIVMAADSARSFSPLEKFGQNFLEKLIGIEVPHKLLERVTFVDTPGIIENRKQQERGYPFNDVCQWFIDRADLIFVVFDPTKLDVGLELEMLFRQLKGRESQIRIILNKADNLATQMLMRVYGALFWSLAPLINVTEPPRVYVSSFWPYDYKPDTHRDLFLREEISLLEDLNQVIENRLENKIAFIRQHAIRVRIHALLVDRYLQTYKEKMTFFSDGELVFKDIVEDPDKFYIFKTILAKTNVSKFDLPHREAYKDFFGINPISSFKLLSQQCSYMGGCFLDKIERAITQELPSLLGSLGLGKNPGALNCDKTGCGETPKNRYKKP